One region of Desulfuromonas acetexigens genomic DNA includes:
- a CDS encoding helix-turn-helix domain-containing protein produces the protein MTIGERLKRVRGGLRQQDFAKKIGAPKSTVSRWERGDQTPSYEALNAILEAFPEVNPSWLVTGEGPFMRTAVERGKREFQDDELHVNVLQALIETLSCSGEKKSRKYAYLTFDLINLIAELREHLPSVTEIKAMFSALFFLVDGAERYDEKEGPEEARGIVEALLKVISGPEPRRNPKNEK, from the coding sequence ATGACGATAGGCGAGAGGCTGAAGAGGGTTCGAGGAGGGCTCAGGCAACAGGACTTTGCCAAGAAAATAGGTGCGCCAAAATCGACGGTTAGCCGCTGGGAGCGAGGCGATCAAACCCCCAGTTACGAGGCTCTAAACGCGATTCTTGAAGCCTTCCCAGAAGTAAACCCGAGTTGGTTGGTGACCGGGGAAGGCCCGTTTATGAGGACTGCGGTAGAAAGGGGAAAGCGGGAGTTTCAAGACGATGAATTGCATGTGAATGTATTGCAGGCCCTCATTGAAACACTAAGCTGTTCAGGTGAGAAAAAATCTAGGAAATACGCATATCTAACTTTTGACCTGATTAACCTTATCGCGGAACTCAGGGAGCACTTGCCAAGCGTCACAGAAATAAAGGCTATGTTTTCCGCTCTGTTTTTCCTGGTAGACGGTGCCGAACGTTATGACGAAAAAGAAGGGCCAGAAGAAGCCAGGGGAATAGTTGAGGCATTGTTGAAAGTAATAAGTGGCCCGGAACCAAGGAGAAATCCCAAAAATGAGAAATAG
- a CDS encoding helix-turn-helix domain-containing protein, whose amino-acid sequence MANLRAAGSSYAAIAKELGLSRAAVTSAAKKPAISARCCSAIAEKLGLRPCDIWPERFPVVQDSNLTSLAKQ is encoded by the coding sequence ATGGCCAATCTTCGGGCGGCCGGTTCCTCTTATGCGGCTATCGCCAAAGAGCTGGGGCTTTCCCGTGCTGCGGTAACATCGGCCGCGAAAAAGCCCGCCATTTCCGCCCGCTGCTGTTCCGCCATTGCCGAGAAGCTTGGGCTTCGTCCTTGCGATATTTGGCCGGAACGATTTCCCGTTGTTCAGGATTCTAACCTAACAAGTTTGGCTAAACAATGA